In Pseudomonas putida, a genomic segment contains:
- a CDS encoding NAD-dependent epimerase/dehydratase family protein, with protein sequence MILVTGASGFIGRALCSKLASEHLFVRGAGRNQVGPAELSDYVSCDLERDAELDELCEGVHTVIHLAGRAHVLNDTSADPAAAFHSANVEATIRLAQAAIRQGVSRFIFLSSIGVNAAETGEGIAVSESSPCTPTQLYGVSKLTAERELEQLIQGTSMALVVIRPPLVYASDAPGNFHRLLKIIGKGLPLPFARVRNQRSMVSRENLVDFIHVCVEHSLAANQTFVISDGVDVSTPEIVRYLASGMGKPPRLFGFPVWMLGAGLIVLGRKSMYSQLCKSLVIDSSKARQLLGWTPPAAPEDALRAAGQHFGVQDHDELGAKTP encoded by the coding sequence ATGATTTTGGTCACAGGTGCGTCCGGCTTCATTGGAAGAGCATTGTGCTCGAAGTTGGCTAGTGAGCACTTGTTTGTGCGCGGAGCAGGCCGAAACCAAGTGGGCCCCGCAGAGTTGTCAGACTACGTAAGTTGCGATTTAGAGCGCGATGCCGAACTCGACGAGTTGTGTGAAGGGGTTCATACAGTCATTCATCTTGCGGGGCGCGCGCACGTCTTGAACGACACCTCGGCGGATCCTGCTGCTGCATTCCACAGTGCCAACGTTGAGGCCACGATCAGGCTTGCCCAGGCAGCGATCCGGCAGGGTGTGAGCCGTTTCATCTTCCTCAGCTCGATAGGCGTGAACGCAGCGGAAACAGGCGAGGGTATCGCCGTGTCCGAGAGTAGCCCCTGCACGCCGACACAGCTTTATGGCGTGAGTAAGCTGACAGCTGAACGTGAGCTTGAGCAGCTGATCCAGGGAACCAGTATGGCGCTGGTTGTGATTCGACCGCCCCTCGTCTATGCCAGCGATGCGCCTGGCAATTTCCATCGGTTACTGAAGATAATTGGTAAGGGGCTGCCCCTTCCATTCGCAAGGGTGCGAAATCAGCGCAGCATGGTTTCCCGAGAGAATCTGGTGGATTTCATCCACGTTTGTGTTGAGCACTCGCTGGCAGCGAATCAGACATTCGTTATCTCGGATGGCGTCGACGTTTCCACGCCCGAAATCGTGCGGTACCTTGCCAGCGGAATGGGCAAACCGCCGAGGCTTTTCGGGTTTCCAGTTTGGATGTTGGGCGCGGGCTTGATTGTGCTGGGAAGAAAAAGCATGTACAGCCAATTGTGTAAATCGTTGGTGATAGATTCGAGTAAAGCCCGGCAGTTGCTTGGCTGGACTCCACCAGCAGCGCCTGAAGATGCGCTGCGCGCGGCAGGACAACATTTTGGGGTGCAGGATCATGACGAGCTAGGAGCGAAAACACCTTGA
- a CDS encoding MraY family glycosyltransferase, with amino-acid sequence MTGLLRRYAIARSIIDIPNARSSHSMPTPRGGGVAIVVVFIAGLLVCMLCGFGRWQELVGVGGAGLLIAVIGFMDDHGHIAARWRLLGHFGGALWLLYWLSGFPVLELFGFKLEATLLLVVFAVFYLVWLLNLYNFMDGIDGLASVEAITTTLGISLIYWMCGFEDLIILPLLLALAVGGFLYWNFPPAKIFMGDAGSGFLGITLGALSIQGAWMSPAIFWSWLVLMGVFIVDATYTLIRRLTRGEKLYEAHRSHAYQFASRRFGRHLPVTVAVLILNVVWLLPIAIAVALGWLAGPVGVLIGYAPLVGLAVNFRAGELEHS; translated from the coding sequence ATGACCGGATTGCTTCGTAGGTATGCGATCGCCCGTAGTATTATCGATATACCCAACGCGCGGAGTTCACACAGTATGCCAACTCCGCGTGGCGGCGGCGTCGCAATCGTTGTAGTGTTCATCGCTGGTTTGCTGGTTTGCATGCTGTGCGGCTTTGGCCGTTGGCAGGAATTGGTCGGAGTTGGCGGTGCCGGGCTGCTGATCGCGGTTATTGGCTTCATGGATGACCATGGCCATATTGCCGCCCGCTGGCGGCTGCTGGGGCACTTCGGTGGGGCCTTGTGGCTTTTGTACTGGCTCAGCGGCTTTCCTGTCCTTGAATTGTTTGGATTCAAGCTGGAAGCGACTCTGCTGCTCGTTGTCTTTGCCGTTTTTTATCTGGTATGGCTGCTTAACCTCTACAATTTCATGGATGGCATCGACGGGCTTGCGAGCGTCGAAGCGATTACCACGACTCTGGGTATTTCGCTCATCTATTGGATGTGTGGCTTCGAGGATCTGATCATTCTCCCCTTGTTGCTGGCGCTTGCCGTCGGAGGGTTTCTTTACTGGAATTTTCCTCCCGCGAAAATTTTCATGGGGGACGCTGGAAGTGGCTTCCTGGGGATCACCCTCGGAGCGCTCTCGATTCAAGGCGCCTGGATGTCGCCAGCGATTTTCTGGTCTTGGTTAGTACTCATGGGTGTGTTCATCGTCGATGCCACCTACACACTTATTCGCCGGCTTACTCGCGGCGAAAAGCTGTACGAGGCTCATCGTAGTCATGCTTATCAGTTCGCCTCTCGCCGGTTCGGACGGCACCTGCCGGTAACAGTCGCAGTGCTGATTCTCAACGTGGTCTGGCTATTGCCGATTGCGATCGCCGTGGCGTTGGGGTGGCTGGCCGGTCCGGTCGGTGTGCTCATCGGCTACGCCCCGTTGGTTGGGCTCGCGGTCAACTTTAGGGCGGGTGAACTGGAGCATTCTTGA
- a CDS encoding polysaccharide biosynthesis protein, which yields MNSLRTRMLALPRRYKRALQVAVDVLLVVVALWLAFAVRLGIDEMPNPLVSHPWLFVAAPVIAVPIFIRFGMYRAVMRYFGNDALITIIKAVSLSALILALIVYWYANHKYIVPRSIIFNYWWLSLIMIGGLRLIMRQYFLGDWFATKQHVPFTSRDNGLPKVAIYGAGAAGNQLVAALRMGRVMRPVAFIDDDEGVADRVISGLQVFRGQDIQKMIDVTGAEEVLLAVPSATRARRREILGGLERFPLHVRSVPGIMDLASGRVKVDDIQEVDIADLLGRDAVPAQLDLMAHCITDQVVMVTGAGGSIGSELCRQILLLKPKTLLLFEHSEFNLYSIHSELEQRILRHSLPVRLVPFLGSIRNEKHLYDTMSMWHVDTVYHAAAYKHVPMVEHNIAEGVLNNVIGTLNTAQAALQANVSNFVLISTDKAVRPTNVMGSTKRLAEMVLQALSKELAPVLFSDSANVARVNKTRFTMVRFGNVLGSSGSVIPLFYKQIKAGGPLTVTHPKITRYFMTIPEAAQLVIQAGSMGQGGDVFVLDMGEPVRIATLAEKMIHLSGLSIRSEENPHGDIEIEFTGLRPGEKLYEELLIGDNVSPTSHPMIMTANEDYLAWETLKEKLLALMQAVGSEDFGLVRKTLRELVSGYTPQDEIVDWVYQQRRQDF from the coding sequence ATGAATAGTTTGAGAACGCGCATGCTTGCACTGCCACGCCGGTACAAGCGAGCTCTGCAGGTCGCCGTGGATGTGCTGCTGGTGGTCGTTGCCCTGTGGCTGGCTTTTGCGGTGCGCCTGGGTATTGATGAAATGCCCAATCCGTTGGTCAGTCATCCGTGGCTGTTTGTTGCGGCGCCTGTGATCGCCGTCCCGATCTTTATCCGCTTCGGCATGTACCGCGCGGTCATGCGCTACTTCGGCAACGATGCGCTGATCACCATTATCAAGGCTGTCAGTCTGTCTGCGCTGATTCTGGCCTTGATCGTCTACTGGTATGCCAACCATAAATACATCGTGCCGCGCTCCATTATCTTCAACTACTGGTGGCTCAGCCTGATCATGATCGGCGGATTGCGCCTTATCATGCGTCAGTACTTTCTGGGAGACTGGTTTGCGACCAAGCAGCATGTTCCGTTCACCAGCCGTGACAATGGGTTGCCGAAGGTAGCGATCTATGGTGCGGGCGCTGCTGGTAATCAGCTCGTTGCCGCCCTGCGAATGGGGCGAGTGATGCGGCCTGTGGCCTTCATCGATGACGATGAAGGTGTGGCTGATCGGGTCATTTCCGGCCTTCAGGTCTTCAGGGGGCAGGACATTCAGAAAATGATCGACGTGACGGGGGCTGAGGAGGTGTTGCTTGCTGTCCCGTCTGCAACTCGAGCGCGACGCAGGGAAATCCTGGGGGGCCTCGAAAGGTTTCCGCTTCACGTCCGAAGTGTTCCCGGCATCATGGACTTGGCGAGTGGGCGGGTTAAGGTTGACGATATTCAGGAGGTCGATATCGCAGATCTTCTGGGTCGGGATGCAGTCCCTGCACAACTAGATCTCATGGCCCATTGCATTACCGACCAGGTAGTCATGGTGACCGGCGCTGGCGGTTCAATCGGCTCGGAGCTATGCCGTCAGATCCTTTTGCTCAAGCCTAAAACCTTGCTGCTGTTCGAGCATAGTGAGTTCAACCTCTATAGCATTCACAGCGAGCTGGAACAGCGTATCCTGCGCCATTCGTTACCTGTTCGCCTGGTTCCGTTCCTCGGCTCCATACGTAATGAGAAGCACCTGTATGACACGATGTCGATGTGGCATGTCGATACGGTCTACCACGCGGCTGCGTATAAGCATGTACCTATGGTCGAGCATAATATCGCCGAGGGTGTGCTCAATAACGTAATCGGTACACTTAATACTGCGCAGGCTGCGCTGCAGGCCAACGTCTCGAACTTTGTACTGATCTCAACTGACAAAGCAGTGCGCCCGACTAATGTAATGGGGAGCACCAAGCGGTTGGCGGAAATGGTGCTCCAGGCCTTAAGCAAAGAACTAGCCCCCGTTCTGTTTAGTGATTCCGCAAATGTGGCGCGCGTTAACAAGACTCGGTTCACCATGGTGAGGTTTGGGAATGTTCTTGGCTCTTCGGGCTCGGTGATTCCTCTCTTCTACAAGCAGATCAAGGCTGGCGGCCCGTTGACTGTTACGCATCCCAAAATTACGCGCTATTTCATGACCATCCCTGAAGCTGCGCAGCTCGTGATTCAGGCCGGATCGATGGGGCAGGGCGGTGATGTATTTGTTTTGGATATGGGGGAGCCGGTCAGAATCGCAACGCTGGCGGAGAAGATGATTCATCTGTCAGGGCTGAGTATCCGCTCGGAAGAAAACCCTCATGGCGATATTGAAATTGAGTTTACGGGATTGCGTCCTGGTGAAAAGCTCTATGAGGAACTTTTGATCGGTGACAATGTTTCGCCGACTTCGCATCCGATGATCATGACTGCTAATGAAGATTACCTCGCTTGGGAAACCTTGAAGGAAAAGTTATTGGCCTTGATGCAGGCCGTGGGGAGCGAAGACTTTGGTCTTGTGCGCAAGACGTTGCGAGAGTTGGTAAGCGGCTATACACCTCAGGATGAAATTGTAGACTGGGTGTACCAGCAACGCCGCCAAGATTTTTGA
- a CDS encoding D-glucuronyl C5-epimerase family protein, whose protein sequence is MKKISIAVASIAGLALAVYVGYQYIPKWPEYKPNAEQAAAGEQFREEYIRVKLDASSRSQNYTATGDYLNYSKTVHFKTAGRIKLDANGMPMVLFGSEYQYNPITISHYALSEYGSTLPGKPGKTFWNGVNKLLSMQSFEGAFRYNFPFHHYALGKTYPPGWVSGMAQGTALSVLARAYHVDQRPDLLEAGNKALHFLTVPIDHGGPFTSMKDLDKSLDGYIFFEEYVGDKNIYTLNGYMFTLLGLYDWWQITGSKEAEDLFKRGIRTLDEILPYYDFGGFSSYDLTHITFNRKIPHGPLRYHATHISLLNCLYFVTGDKILKEFAVHWQDSVTKK, encoded by the coding sequence ATGAAGAAAATATCTATAGCAGTAGCCTCAATTGCAGGTCTCGCATTAGCCGTCTACGTTGGTTATCAATACATACCCAAGTGGCCAGAATACAAACCCAATGCGGAGCAGGCGGCAGCGGGTGAACAATTCCGAGAAGAATACATTCGCGTAAAGCTTGACGCTTCGTCACGCTCGCAGAACTACACAGCCACCGGTGACTACCTGAACTACAGCAAAACGGTTCACTTCAAAACCGCTGGACGCATCAAGCTGGACGCCAACGGAATGCCGATGGTTCTTTTCGGTAGTGAGTACCAGTACAACCCCATCACCATTTCTCACTATGCACTGTCCGAGTACGGATCTACCCTTCCGGGCAAGCCTGGAAAAACATTCTGGAATGGCGTCAACAAGCTTTTAAGCATGCAGAGCTTCGAGGGCGCGTTCCGCTACAACTTCCCGTTCCACCATTACGCATTGGGCAAGACTTATCCGCCAGGCTGGGTGAGCGGAATGGCCCAAGGCACGGCGCTCAGCGTGCTTGCCAGGGCTTACCATGTCGACCAGCGCCCAGACCTACTGGAGGCAGGGAATAAGGCGCTGCACTTCTTGACGGTGCCTATCGACCATGGCGGCCCCTTCACTTCCATGAAGGATCTGGACAAGTCCCTGGACGGCTATATCTTCTTCGAGGAATACGTAGGCGATAAGAACATTTACACCCTAAACGGGTACATGTTCACCCTACTTGGTCTTTACGACTGGTGGCAGATAACAGGCTCAAAAGAGGCTGAAGATTTATTTAAGCGGGGTATCAGGACGCTGGATGAAATCCTTCCTTATTACGACTTCGGCGGATTTTCTTCCTACGACCTAACTCATATCACATTCAACAGAAAAATACCGCATGGTCCATTGCGCTACCACGCGACCCATATTTCCTTGTTGAACTGCCTGTACTTTGTAACAGGTGATAAAATTCTGAAGGAGTTCGCTGTTCACTGGCAGGACAGCGTCACGAAGAAATGA
- a CDS encoding acyltransferase family protein yields MTTRCCLWIGAQVAKGVDTPSGVIHNLSFLFQGSMMTNRIKGLDGLRGIAVICVIISHSVLWPYIGIESAKIKSLMNGHIGVSIFFVLSGFLITTLLIQEKESTGRVDIVAFIKRRAMRIFPLYYLYSS; encoded by the coding sequence ATGACTACCAGATGCTGCTTGTGGATTGGCGCTCAGGTCGCAAAAGGGGTGGACACACCGAGTGGTGTGATTCACAATTTGTCGTTTTTATTTCAAGGCAGCATGATGACAAATCGAATAAAAGGATTAGACGGCCTGCGGGGCATTGCCGTCATATGCGTAATAATATCTCACTCGGTACTATGGCCTTATATAGGCATAGAAAGCGCAAAAATAAAATCATTAATGAACGGGCACATTGGGGTTAGCATTTTCTTTGTACTCTCAGGTTTCTTGATTACCACACTCCTAATCCAAGAAAAAGAATCCACCGGCCGAGTAGACATAGTCGCCTTCATAAAACGCAGGGCAATGAGGATTTTCCCCCTGTACTATCTATATTCCTCCTGA
- the tnpB gene encoding IS66 family insertion sequence element accessory protein TnpB (TnpB, as the term is used for proteins encoded by IS66 family insertion elements, is considered an accessory protein, since TnpC, encoded by a neighboring gene, is a DDE family transposase.), which translates to MLKCKKVYLYPKPIDFRKSINGLAVLVELAIKVELFNPVLFVFLNRTRNQVRILHWERNAFCLRFKRLEAERFHDRVPGAGQALVPTHGCAADPR; encoded by the coding sequence ATGCTAAAGTGCAAGAAGGTCTACTTGTATCCCAAGCCCATCGACTTCCGCAAATCTATCAACGGCCTAGCTGTTCTGGTTGAGTTGGCCATCAAAGTGGAACTCTTCAACCCCGTGCTATTCGTGTTTCTCAACCGCACTCGTAACCAGGTGAGGATTCTCCACTGGGAGCGCAACGCTTTCTGTCTCCGGTTCAAGCGTCTGGAGGCAGAGCGCTTTCATGATCGCGTCCCAGGTGCGGGCCAGGCACTGGTACCGACCCACGGCTGTGCAGCTGATCCCCGATAG
- a CDS encoding DUF6429 family protein: MNRLHHQCFISNPVNRNKSIWLTEERTVHCRKNYPTVSQ, encoded by the coding sequence GTGAATCGACTGCATCACCAGTGTTTCATCAGCAATCCAGTGAACAGGAACAAATCTATCTGGTTGACGGAGGAGCGTACGGTTCATTGTAGGAAAAATTACCCAACGGTTTCGCAATAA
- a CDS encoding ComEA family DNA-binding protein — protein sequence MCKSILKHLLLPLFAGLSFNLSAATTTASLPNEPMPVVTQAQTPSSLLNLNTADALTLQQELTGIGKAKAEAIVAYRDANGPFASVDELLEIKGIGNALLERNRGKLVVE from the coding sequence ATGTGTAAATCCATCCTCAAACACCTTCTGCTTCCTCTGTTCGCCGGCCTGTCGTTCAACCTCAGTGCAGCCACAACGACCGCGAGCTTGCCGAACGAACCGATGCCAGTCGTAACCCAAGCCCAAACCCCATCCAGCCTATTGAACCTGAACACCGCCGACGCCCTAACGCTACAACAGGAGCTAACCGGAATCGGCAAAGCCAAGGCAGAGGCCATCGTGGCTTACCGGGATGCCAACGGCCCATTCGCTTCGGTGGATGAGTTGCTTGAAATCAAGGGTATAGGTAACGCTTTACTTGAGCGCAATCGAGGCAAACTGGTAGTCGAGTAA
- a CDS encoding DUF2897 family protein, producing MPWYAWLILLIALGSIVGGLMMLRDTAKKLPLTEEQLRKVHERNAAADAKDAQDR from the coding sequence ATGCCCTGGTATGCATGGCTGATACTGCTCATAGCCCTTGGTTCCATCGTGGGCGGGCTGATGATGTTGCGGGATACGGCGAAGAAGTTGCCGTTGACTGAGGAGCAGTTGCGTAAGGTGCATGAGCGGAATGCTGCGGCGGATGCCAAGGATGCGCAGGATCGGTAG
- the pyrF gene encoding orotidine-5'-phosphate decarboxylase → MPACQTPLIVALDFPTRDAALKLADQLDPALCRVKVGKELFTSSASGIVETLCEKGFEVFLDLKFHDIPNTTAMAVKAAAEMGVWMVNVHCSGGLRMMSACREVLAKRTGPQPLLIGVTVLTSMEREDLAGIGLDVDPQEQVLRLAALAEKAGMDGLVCSALEAPALKTAHPSLQLVTPGIRPAGSAQDDQRRILTPRQALDAGSDYLVIGRPISQAADPAQALAAVVAEIRA, encoded by the coding sequence ATGCCCGCCTGCCAGACGCCCCTGATCGTCGCCCTCGATTTCCCAACCCGTGACGCTGCCCTGAAACTGGCTGACCAGCTCGACCCAGCCCTGTGCCGGGTAAAAGTCGGCAAGGAACTGTTCACCAGCAGCGCCTCGGGTATCGTCGAAACCCTGTGCGAGAAGGGTTTCGAAGTGTTCCTCGACCTCAAGTTTCACGACATTCCCAACACCACGGCCATGGCGGTAAAGGCTGCAGCCGAGATGGGTGTATGGATGGTCAACGTGCACTGCTCCGGTGGCCTGCGCATGATGTCGGCTTGCCGCGAAGTCCTGGCCAAGCGTACTGGGCCGCAACCGTTGCTGATTGGTGTGACCGTGCTGACCAGCATGGAGCGTGAAGACTTGGCCGGTATCGGCCTGGATGTCGATCCGCAGGAGCAGGTACTGCGTCTGGCTGCATTGGCTGAAAAGGCGGGTATGGATGGCTTGGTCTGCTCGGCCCTCGAAGCGCCTGCACTGAAGACTGCGCATCCTTCGCTGCAACTGGTGACGCCAGGTATTCGTCCAGCAGGCAGCGCCCAGGACGACCAGCGCCGGATTCTGACTCCGCGTCAGGCGTTGGATGCGGGTTCTGATTATCTGGTGATTGGTCGTCCGATCAGTCAGGCGGCTGACCCGGCCCAAGCGTTGGCGGCAGTAGTTGCAGAGATTCGCGCTTAA
- a CDS encoding DUF3077 domain-containing protein, whose protein sequence is MKTTLGAHTTAGQTTFSGLYAIRPGIPLDHAFSELSALLGCIEHLAEEAEMESNRIAGSAARILSAMAKALINDMEIGFNCAE, encoded by the coding sequence ATGAAAACCACGCTCGGTGCTCACACGACCGCAGGCCAGACGACATTCTCAGGGCTATATGCCATCCGCCCAGGCATTCCCCTCGACCATGCCTTCTCCGAACTCTCTGCCCTGCTCGGTTGCATCGAGCACCTCGCCGAAGAGGCCGAAATGGAAAGCAACCGGATCGCCGGCAGTGCAGCGCGCATCCTCAGCGCCATGGCCAAGGCACTGATCAACGATATGGAGATCGGCTTCAACTGCGCTGAATGA
- a CDS encoding lipopolysaccharide kinase InaA family protein, with amino-acid sequence MVVGSTQFWHDEYPHTLQHRDTTLHFQSPIEPHTREAFEYLIEQKPTAKRVSAPLDCAVSKLFTKREKLDSLRKKWRVQRGNPKRNGMYDWSLEELINTREAALRGAPVPKLKGFGYRRSKLGLIQDVFLITELLANHVDGLTKVRENPQTVHHVIESTFELLYALHGQGITHMDLWAANVMLPEKGRAQAIDLENSFSEPTHYLNETLGFQCGFFYRREIYRYITEADYDAAVECALAKYFPEVERSHFDWVYEIAKHEDIGRLERREIFTRGGLNTHG; translated from the coding sequence GTGGTGGTAGGTAGTACACAGTTCTGGCATGACGAATACCCGCACACCCTGCAGCACCGCGACACCACGCTGCATTTCCAATCTCCGATCGAGCCACACACTCGTGAGGCTTTCGAGTATCTGATCGAGCAGAAGCCAACGGCCAAACGTGTCAGCGCTCCCCTGGATTGCGCTGTGAGCAAGCTGTTCACCAAACGCGAGAAGCTTGATTCGCTGAGAAAGAAATGGCGGGTGCAACGTGGCAACCCAAAGCGTAACGGGATGTATGACTGGTCGCTTGAAGAGCTTATCAATACCCGCGAGGCTGCCCTGCGCGGAGCACCGGTCCCCAAGCTCAAAGGCTTCGGCTACCGGCGCTCGAAACTCGGCCTGATCCAGGATGTGTTCCTCATCACCGAGTTACTGGCCAATCACGTGGACGGGCTGACGAAGGTGCGAGAAAACCCTCAGACCGTGCATCACGTCATCGAATCCACCTTCGAATTGCTGTATGCCTTGCACGGCCAGGGCATCACCCATATGGATCTGTGGGCCGCCAATGTGATGCTTCCCGAGAAAGGCAGGGCTCAAGCCATCGATCTTGAAAACAGCTTTTCTGAGCCGACCCACTATCTGAATGAAACACTGGGGTTCCAGTGCGGCTTTTTCTATCGTCGGGAGATCTATCGGTACATTACTGAAGCTGATTACGATGCTGCTGTGGAATGCGCACTTGCCAAGTACTTTCCTGAGGTGGAGCGTAGCCATTTCGATTGGGTCTATGAGATAGCCAAGCATGAGGATATTGGCCGTTTGGAGCGACGCGAGATTTTTACGCGCGGGGGCCTGAACACTCACGGATAA
- a CDS encoding polysaccharide pyruvyl transferase family protein — protein MKPIRLFWCRGSGRDNAAQQNFGDYLSADVVEFVSGRKVQHASIRRADMIAIGSVLNREKKAKSWGLPRKLHIWGTGSGDPKDEFSSRHYFHAVRGQKCLDQIKGAKAKPVLGDPGLLASSLVNKPQTKRIRVGVIPHIRHRDSTVVSELLSQIPGAKVIDVFSPVKEVLSEIASCDFVLSTSLHGLIVADSYGVPNQWVTTGRCAGWEYKFQDYYSSFGLQDPAPLTTEELLLNPSKSIEEALQQYERPGLDDMKQALVKAFPAL, from the coding sequence ATGAAGCCAATCAGACTTTTCTGGTGCCGTGGCAGCGGCCGCGATAATGCTGCCCAACAAAACTTCGGTGATTACCTGTCCGCAGACGTTGTCGAATTCGTCTCGGGCCGGAAGGTCCAGCACGCCTCCATCCGCCGTGCCGACATGATTGCCATCGGCAGCGTTCTGAACCGCGAGAAGAAGGCAAAAAGCTGGGGCTTACCGCGCAAGCTGCATATCTGGGGCACTGGTTCCGGCGACCCAAAAGACGAGTTCTCTAGCCGTCACTACTTCCATGCCGTCCGCGGCCAGAAGTGCCTGGATCAGATCAAGGGCGCGAAAGCCAAGCCTGTACTGGGCGACCCAGGACTGCTGGCTTCTTCACTGGTGAACAAACCGCAAACCAAGCGCATACGTGTTGGCGTCATTCCCCATATTCGTCATCGGGACAGCACAGTTGTGAGTGAACTACTCAGTCAGATTCCAGGCGCGAAGGTGATCGACGTGTTCTCCCCGGTCAAGGAAGTCTTGAGCGAAATTGCCTCCTGCGACTTCGTGCTGTCGACCAGCTTGCACGGGTTGATCGTTGCGGATTCGTACGGTGTACCAAACCAATGGGTGACCACGGGCCGCTGCGCTGGCTGGGAGTACAAGTTCCAGGATTACTACAGTAGCTTTGGGCTTCAGGATCCGGCCCCTCTGACCACCGAGGAACTGCTCCTCAATCCGTCGAAGTCGATCGAGGAAGCACTGCAGCAATATGAGCGGCCAGGTCTCGATGACATGAAACAGGCTTTGGTCAAAGCCTTCCCGGCCCTCTAA
- a CDS encoding NADP-dependent oxidoreductase, translating into MTQTNRRFLLSKRPVGAVRRDDFTFENVPVAEPAEGQVQVRNLYLSLDPAMRGWMNEGKSYIPPVGLGEVMRALGVGEVVASKHPDFKPGDHVNGPLGVQDYFTGAPQGLYKIDPKLAPLPRYLSALGMTGMTAYFALLEVGQPKAGETVVISGAAGAVGSIVGQIAKIKGCHVVGIAGGAEKCQYLKEELGFDGVIDYKAEDVLAGLKRECPKGVDVYFDNVGGEILDAVLTRINFKARIVICGAISQYNNKEAVKGPANYLALLVNRARMEGFVVMDHAKEYGKAAQEMAGWLASGQVKSREDVVEGLETFPETLLKLFSGENFGKLVLKV; encoded by the coding sequence ATGACCCAGACCAACCGCCGCTTCCTGCTCAGCAAACGCCCCGTCGGTGCCGTGCGCCGCGACGACTTCACCTTCGAAAACGTCCCCGTCGCCGAGCCTGCCGAAGGCCAGGTCCAGGTTCGCAACCTGTACCTGTCGCTGGACCCGGCCATGCGCGGCTGGATGAACGAAGGCAAGTCCTACATCCCGCCGGTAGGCCTGGGCGAGGTAATGCGCGCACTGGGCGTAGGCGAAGTCGTCGCCTCCAAGCACCCGGACTTCAAGCCAGGCGACCACGTGAACGGCCCGCTGGGCGTGCAGGACTACTTCACCGGCGCCCCCCAGGGCCTGTACAAGATCGATCCCAAGCTCGCCCCCCTGCCCCGCTACCTATCGGCCCTGGGCATGACCGGCATGACCGCGTACTTCGCGCTGCTGGAAGTCGGCCAGCCCAAGGCCGGTGAAACTGTGGTGATTTCCGGTGCAGCCGGTGCCGTGGGCAGCATTGTCGGGCAGATCGCCAAGATCAAGGGCTGCCATGTGGTGGGCATTGCTGGCGGCGCCGAGAAGTGCCAGTACCTCAAGGAGGAGCTGGGCTTCGATGGGGTGATCGATTACAAGGCCGAGGATGTGCTGGCCGGGTTGAAGCGTGAATGCCCCAAGGGGGTGGACGTGTATTTCGACAACGTGGGCGGCGAGATCCTGGATGCGGTGCTGACGCGGATTAACTTCAAGGCGCGGATCGTGATTTGCGGGGCGATCAGTCAGTACAACAACAAGGAAGCGGTGAAAGGGCCGGCTAACTATCTGGCGTTGCTGGTGAATCGGGCAAGGATGGAAGGGTTTGTGGTGATGGACCATGCCAAGGAGTATGGGAAGGCGGCGCAGGAGATGGCTGGGTGGTTGGCGAGTGGGCAGGTGAAGAGCCGGGAGGATGTGGTGGAGGGGCTTGAAACGTTCCCGGAGACGTTGTTGAAGCTGTTTAGTGGGGAGAATTTTGGCAAGTTGGTGCTGAAGGTCTAA
- a CDS encoding cold-shock protein, protein MAQGKVKWFNAEKGFGFISPDDGSADVFVHFSAIMGTGYKALVENQAVEYEVTQGPKGPQAENVRPV, encoded by the coding sequence ATGGCTCAAGGTAAAGTGAAGTGGTTCAACGCTGAGAAAGGCTTTGGATTCATTTCGCCAGACGATGGAAGTGCCGATGTGTTCGTGCATTTTTCAGCGATCATGGGAACAGGTTACAAGGCGTTGGTGGAGAACCAAGCGGTCGAATACGAAGTAACCCAAGGCCCGAAAGGTCCTCAGGCGGAAAATGTGAGGCCTGTATGA